The Musa acuminata AAA Group cultivar baxijiao chromosome BXJ1-8, Cavendish_Baxijiao_AAA, whole genome shotgun sequence genomic sequence AATATGCATATTTGACTTATATCTTGCATTTAAGCCTTCCCAAAATATTATATGTTGTATAAGGTGGCTATTTATATCATGTAAAGGGTTAAAACCACTTGTTGTCGTTTCCAATCGGTGAGGAGGAAAAATAAGCTCAATGTTAATGGAAGTTCTCGCCATACATAACAGAAGACCACATGtgaagtttttctttctttttttttttgttcaaccAGACCACATGTGAAGTTAAATATGTGCCCGTGTCACATGTGCAACCATGCACAGAATTACAGAACAGAGGTCATTCAATGTCTCTCATTCTCTCTAAGCACTTGTTCCAGAATTTACCATTAGTTTGTGATGTTAGGTTCTTTGTACTGAATCTGCTGGTCGAGAAATTTGACTCTAGAAACATTGAACTGGAATCATAATAAGAGACTAATTTATATCTCAATCTTCAACTTTTTGACACTCCTAGCGACAAGCATCTTGACATGTGAATTACCAGCCATGTAAAATGGATCTTGTGGTTGATAGTTAATTATTGTGAATTACAGTCAATTATTATGTCATCAACTGTACTCTGGTTtatagataaaatgctcaaatgcATTTATTGTACAATGAATTTCAATAGCTGAAGATTGCATACAGACCTGGAGAAAGGTTTAGTGTCTGTGACTTTCATCATGCTGTAAACAGCATTTCCTCGGACAACTTTTTGCCAGATGTGAGCAAGTTTATGCATACAGAAAGTAGCACTGAAGGTAATACATACACGTTCAACTTCTTTGTTTTGTGCTGAAATACAGGAGATAAGAGTTGCAAAAAATCTGGCAATTTTTCAACTAGGCAATGTTAAATGGTGTCAGCTCATTTGGATTGCATCGTTTGACTGTTCCATACATCATGGATTAAATATACTTTCTTATTTATGTTTGTCTCTTATGGAACCTTGCAGAAATGCCACTTACAGACCTTTTGAATAAAAATGCCCTGTACAAATGGGGTAGTGATGATGTCCCAAAGAAAGTAATTGTCATTTGCTCATCCATTACTACAAGCACTGAATCTCTTCGGAGATCTCTTATGGTATGTAGGTTATCTTAATCTGTTATTTATTCTCGTGAAATTTCTCCTGTTAGTTCCGAGCTGCTATTTTTGTGATCAACACTATTATTACTACTAGGATGCCGCAGAACGATGCATCACAGTGGAGTTTGTAGTATTGGAACAGGCAGACACAAATATATGTTATGATGATGCCTTGAAGCTCATGCAATTTAGTGATGGTATTTGTGACCTTGAGAACTGTGTGATCAGGAGTTATCCTCTGGGTAAGTTCTCACAGCTTAGTAAAATGGAAATAGTTTTCTACTTGTCTGCATCAGCCTCGATTGGTTAATAACTATTCTGTTTGTTTGGAATTTTGACCTTAATCATGTTAACTGAGATTTTTAACAGTtctgaatgtgtgtgtgtgtgtgtattattttttgagatttttttatgttgtcaacaaCACCTAGAATATTTTGAGCCATCAATGTCACCAAATTAATCTTGTGTACAATTCTTAGTTCTCCTAAAGAATGAACTTTCTGAATTGCAGATACCTGGATATTAAATTCCCTGGTGAAAAAATGGTTCCAAGAGCTAAAGGATGATACACAGGAGCCACTGCAAGCAGTATTTCTTTTCAAGAATGGCATTGTCGGTTCAGTCAATCAAATGCACTGCAACTTGTTTCCTTCATATACTCATATCATTGATGGTTTTAGCTCTTGCCAGGTAATTGAATTGGTACGGTAAAGGCTAATTCATAATGTCAATCTTTACATGCAGCACATTTTAAAGGTCGAAGCAATCTCAGATTGTTTCTTTAATTCAAAAAAATTGGGATGACTTGACATTACTTTTGTCAATGGGGATCATCATCAATATGGTTTTGTTGTTCTTCAACATATTCCATTCTGTTACTAGAAAGAAGATGTTCAACACTAGGACTCACTAGGGATAATATTTTCCAACAGTAAATGCTTTGTTAATTCCTACTTTTACCTCGCTGATAATAGCAATTTTTCTTGGTGTTGGTTGTCTTGATATGAGAAAGGACTATATATAAAGGACTATATATATAGCACCGAGCTAATTGATACAAGAGCTAGAGAGCGTGGAATATAAGAGAAACGTGAAAGCCAAATACAACTTTAGAGATAGGTAATAAGAACTAGGAAGAAATAAGAACTAGGAGGAAACTTACATACTCTGAATTTGTACTTTGGACTCAAAGTAGAACTTCGGATCTCTTCCGCTTGCTCTGCAATGAGCTGAACTTAGGGCTTCATATAGAGAAACTTGGACAGAGGATTGGGTGGTCATTGGCCCCCATCGATGTCCTATCCAAGATTTTCCATATTGCCTTTACTGATACCAGAGGTGCAACACGTGGGCACCGAGGATAAAAAAAAACCAGGGGCGCAAAACCAGGTGCGCCGACGCTAGTAGACAAATATgcacggctccccgaggctcagtgcATTAGGTAGAAACTAGTGGCGCAAGACCAGGTGCGCCGACGCTAGTAGACAAATATgcacggctccccgaggctcagtgcAAAAACTAGTGGCGCAAAACTAAGTGCGCCGACATTAGTAGACAAATATGCAAGACCTTCCGAGATTCTGCCCATTCACAAGAATTTGAAGTTTTCAATTCTATGGGCGGAATCTTTGGTCAGGGCCAGAGCCCTTTCCAGCTGTTGTTGCTGCTGGCAGATTGTCGGTAGCCAGTCTTTGTACCAGTTATCTCTTCCCCTACTCTTCCTTTGATATTCTCTAACTTTTGCTGAGTGGATATCATGGAAGCATTGTAATGCTTCACAGGCTTGTCTGGCGGCTTTTCTTTGAATTGCAAGAAGCTCTCCTTCTGTTGCCTTGATCTTGCTGAAGGTGATTCCTCCTCGTATCTCTGTTTTGAGCTTGCCCAGCTTTTGTTGGTACTGCTGGACAAGGTTACAATCAGTTTGTTGAGGATCGCTACTGCTTTCGGGTTTGGTTGCGTCTGGACCTCCCGGGTGGCTTCTAGTAGCGTGAACACCTGCTCGTTGGGCCATCCTGCAACTAAAATGTTTATTAGTCTGGATAAAGAATCTGCTAGGGTATTGCTGGCTCCTTCAATATGTTCAAATTTTACTTCTACACCACTCCCCGTTATATAGTTTGTGAAAGCAATCCACCGAACTCTAGAAGGTTTATTCTGTgcagacttgttgaagaagctaaTAATTGCTTGACAGTCCGTTCGGATAATAACTTCCTTCTTGTCTAGGAAATATATCTTTAATGCTTCCAGCGTCTTCATAACTGCGTGCATTTCTGCATCAATAGTAGATTTGATAGGGCTGAACTTTCCGCTGGCATAAGCGCAGATTTTTTCGGAGCTTCTGGGGTCTCCTTTGTATTTCTTCCATTTGCATACCCCACCCCATCCTTCCATGCAACCATATGTTTCTAGGATGATGAAGCACTCCTCTGGAGGGACCTCTAGGTCTGGAAGATTTTTGACCAAGCTTTTGATGCTCCTGATCAATTTCCAGTCTTGTTCGTTAAATCTCTTTTCCCCAGTTGGGCTGGTCTTGGAATAGAGTGGGCCTAAGAGCCTGCCTAGGTTAGGTATGTAATTTCGGGCGTAGTTTAATATGCCCAACCATGATCTAAGACCCCTTTTTGTGGTAAGATCCTCTTCTTGGTATTCCGTGATCTTCTTGATAATATGGGGTTGTAACTTGATCTTTGAGTTTCCTAAGACTGCCCCAAGGAATTCAATCTCCTTCACTGCTATTTTCATTTTGGATGGGCTTAGTACCAGGCCATTGTTTTGACAGATTTTTAGCATCTGGGCTAGTTGCCTTGCATTGTCCTTTTCATTTTCAGAGAAAATTAGTATATCATCGATATATACTGCAATGAATTCTTCGGTACCTTTGAAGCATTCGTACATTTTTCTCTGGAATATTGCTGGTGCATTTTTAAGCCCAAATAGCATGGCTAGCCATTCATATAATCCTTCAAGGACCCAAAAGGCAATCCATTCGATTGAATCTGGGTGCATAGCAACTTGATGAAAGCCAGACTtaagatcaaattttgaataaattttgctaTTGCTGACCTTTCTTAGAATGGTGTTGATTCCTGGTAGGCTGTACTGGTCCTTTTCGGTGATATCATTCAGCCTTTTGTAGTTGAATACCATTCTCTCTTTGCCTTTCTTTTCTATTCCAGTGATGGGATCTATTGTTGTCCCGGAGTTGacaattatggcggtagtacggTGTTTACTTTTGCTGGGCCTTATTACTCCAATTTCCAGCAGGGCCCTTATATGCTTTGAAAAAGCCTCCTTAGCCTGTGGTGTGAGATGCTTCAGTGGTTTGTCTTCTACCACGAAATCAGGGTTTTTAATTTCCAATTTGCACTGAATCTTGTTTTTCTCCCAGTGTTTAAGGGGGTCCTCCCCAATGTATCCTTGGGCCCTTAGTTGGTCTAGTAGGCTTCCAAACTTTGCCCTGATAGTATTATCACTTTGTTGGTCTTCGGCGGAGAAAAATATTGCTTCTTGGATCTGAACATAGTCATTTTCCTCAAGATCTAATTCTTCTATGGTTGCTGCTGCTGGGATGTAAGGCAGTGTGTTAATTGTAGTAAGGTTCTTGTAAAAAGTAACAATAttaccttctatccttactcctccctGCATTGCCCTGATAAAGTTGCATCCGATTATCATTTGAATGTCATCCCCGAGTTTCATCTTAAATGCGTAAGTATAGGGGATTCTGAACGTGTTATTACCAATGGTCATTTTACCTCCCTTTAGTTTCCTGTTTGCAGTTGTTTTGGACGTGATCCCACTGAAGTGTACAGTGTAAGGGTTCTCTTCCACCGCTGCGTCTGGTGTAGCATCCTCATCTATGCAGCAAGTTGTGGCTCCTGTGTCCAATATAGCATTTACCTTAAAAGGGGGAATATTTTGAATTTCTATTTGTACCTTTAGATTGAACAGCATATTTTTGGATTTCCTTGAGCCAGTCGTTTCTTTGGTCTCCACAGATAAGACCTTTTGCGTTTCTTCTGTAAGTAATACGaagatgtcttcttcttcttcttctttgtttttcagAGTTCTTAGATTTTCAATTTCTCTTATCAGATCAGCCTTTTCTAGTCTCAGTCTGTCCATTTCCATTATTTCCTTTTCAAGCTGATCATATTTTTCTATCCATTCGCATATCTCTTGTCGTAAGCGAAGGTTCTCCTGGGCGGTAGCTACGGTTTGGACATGCATTTCTTCCAGTTCCTTAGCTTTATGTTGTTCAGATTCCGCAGCCATCTTCAGCCTTCtgatttctgcttcacaatggttGATGTAATCTTGTTGTTGTTGAAGCAGGTTTTTAGGCTCATACTTTGGTGGTTCTTCCATCATTACGGGGGTCCTTTTGTCAAAGTAATATATGCTGCACATTCCGCATGAAGTCATTTTGCATAGGGGGCAATGTCTCCTGTGCCTTCTTTGTGATATTCTTTTGCAGCACTTACACTTTTCCAGATTGGCTGGTAATTCAgtgttgatttcccatatgtgTCTACATTCGGCTTGTTCCTGGGAGACTTGAATCCTGGCCCGGTAGCCTGACTCGggtcctatccaccaagttctactatcttctattagtGTAAAGATCTCGTGGGTAAATGAGTGTATACCTTGCTCTACATCTTCTCCTTCAGAAATGGAGTAGATTGCGTCACTTTGATTTTCACCTTCTTGTACTGATAATATTTCATAGTCCTCTGGAAGGTCAAGTTGTTCGAACATTGCCACTCTTTTGATGTTCTTCCGGTCATTGGGGCACTCTCTTGCAAAGTGTCCCTCGTCACCACATAGGTAGCACTTGCACTTCTTATTTCTTAACAagtgtttctttttctctattctGGCGTGAGATGAATGTGGCTTACCTTTGTAGGTTGTTGCTCTCCTTACGCCGTATTTTCTTTCAGGTTTATTGTAATATCCTGGGATTGGGATCTTGCTGCAGAAAGATAGGTCTTTCAAGGCCCTTCTGAAAGCAGCGTCCTTGCATTCAGCTTCTAAATACTTGTAGGAGAAAAGTATtcttgggattactcctatagtatttcccctgtattttgcttcaaatgcctcttttattctttttccaAGTTCACCAAGCATTttggaccataatttttcagaAAGCTCAGGGCTTGTGAATAACCTTCCTGTCTTTGATGCCAGCCTCATGTAATCATTTAAGAATTGAATAATGTATTTGAGGTTTGTGCAAgataacctttcaaggtctcGGTAGGCTTCTTCCTGTGCTGTTGTTGAGCCCTGGAATGGATCTTCCAAGATGAAGATGGTCCTTAGTTGTGAGAGGATGTTTTGCGTTCCTCCCGATCCATCTGCGTTAGCCATTAATAATTGATATTCCTCTGGGTATGCCATGCGCCATTGGATCCATGCTAACTTCTCCGCTTCTCCTAGTAAATTTTCGATGAATTCCATTTTTGCTTGCGGATCTGTGAATCCCTGTAAGGAAACTAAATTTTTAGTGATGGATTCCCATCTTATGAATACCTCATCAAACATCCCGAGCtgggatgggattatgaacatAGCTCCTTATTGTTGGAATGCCGATGGGAGGTTCCAGGCTTTTGAGAAGTCTTTTGCTTTAAACTTCGGCTGCCTTGTATAGCCTTCATATGTTggtttttgatttgatgattccaCATTTATAGCCGGGGGTAGTTTGCTGGCCCCATGGTTGAGTTTGTTGGTGGCCTATAATTTGACACAGCAGAGGATGAATATACCTGTTGAGATAATTTTGCAAGTTGTGGGTATTCCattgctaaatcttctaatccTGTTACGATTACTTCCTTTTGGGGCTTTTGGGGGTATGTACTGATCTGTAATCCAGTTCATTTTGGACAATTATATATATTGTGTGTGAATCTATAGACAGACACAAGGATGCATAGTATTAATGAAAAACCCAAAATTATAGTTCTTTAGATGAGGATGAGCATTGAGAGCACGTACCTTGTTATGTTAAAATTAAACAAATTTTTAAGTAGGGTCCATATGGATCAGATTCTGTATGTTCAACACATGTTTTAGCTGGCCAGTGGAAAAGCACTGACATGAATAAGGAACATGAGACAGGTTATAATGATACCTCACACTCCGAGTATCAATCATGAATTCCAAAATTGTTGTTGGTCTCATCACATGCCTTGACTTAATGAGCTGAAATTTTAACATGTTGAGTTAATAGTAATAAAATGATGTCTGAGATATTATTTATGCTTAGCATCTTGTATCACTTGTTCCGAAAGTTAACGGAGGTTAAATTGAGCAAAAATTTATTAATGAGTTGTGTTTGAATTCTCACTTGCAAAGTTGTGTTCTAATGGAATATGTCAGGACAGACTTGCAGGTGTCATGGCTATCCCGTTGACACTGCCATCAATAATAAGACAAAATTGTCTTGTCCACTGACCCTCCATGAGTTAGAGGCATCTGAACTGATTGACAATGTTGTACGAGTAGGAGAACAGTCTGTTCTATTTCTGCCGTCTTTTGAAGGTTGTTTTAGTCCCCGAAGAATCTCTGCATCCTTAACTTTGAGTGTTATTGAATGCACCAGCTTAGCCTCATTAAGTGAAGGTAATTTTTGCTTATCGACAAATAAATACATGGACATATGGCATCAACTTAAGGCTATGTTTCTTCTGACTAAATTTGTAATAGAGTTCAGATGATTTGTCTCACTTCTTTGTCTGATCCAACATAGTTTGAACTTCTATGTTTGTGATAATTGATCTTCATATTAAGATTTTTAAAACTGGAGAATGAAAGATTCTTAGTAACCGTAACAATGAAATGTTCATTTTGAgagttttgtttttctttgtcaTTACTCTGCAAACAGGTTTGATAATGGGAGCATCCTTTTTTGTAACTCCATCTACCCATGAAATCGAATCTGCTTCAGATGAATCTGATAACGTGGATCTGAATGTTCAGAGTGAGTATACTTGGTTTTGACTGTTATTGCTCTTGAACAACTTCTCATCTGTCTTTGCTTTCGTTGCAGTTTTTCGAGGGTTGTGTAGAACTCTTTTCCTTCTAGATCAGGGACTCGTTTGCTCCTCAACTTGTAATACAGAAACAATGCAAGATGGTACCTTCCTGAGCTATTATCTTCTCCAACCATCAGCGGGAGGGCCAATGCTTTTGAGGGTAATCAATATTTCAGCTTTATTGAGTCATTTCCTTCTGCAGTTAGCAAGCTCATTTGCATATGGTGATGGTTCTACTGATACTGTGAAAGCTATTATTGCCGCACAGCCGGATTGGCAATTTAGAAACATGTTTACTGCAATAATCAAGTAATTTCGGATAGCATGTCTGTTGGTACTGGTTTCAGTTTAACTAATCAAGTAATTTATCTGCCCACTGTCTATCACTTTCTTAAATGCAAATGATAATCATTAAATCGTGGAAAATGCAGAGGCTTGCCTCGTCGGAGGAAATATTACCCATTCCTGAGATAGCTCAGACAAGTGAAGTAGCCATACCAGAGGAGATAgagaactctattcgtgcctcttTGACAAAGGTAAAAATATTCTCTCTCTAGCGAAACAAATTTCAACGAAGTATAGTTTACCACAATGAAGAATTATAGACTATGCATAAGGAAAAAAATGTTGAGTTTATCTGCCTCTTGTAAATCATATGCATCATTCAGAaagttttagattttttttctccttgttCAGGTTGAACTAAGAGACTACAACCCTCTTCAACATGAAAGAGGTTTTCATGCTAAACTTAACTGGCTGGTAAAGGAGAGCTTGCAATTTGGGTAACTCCATCTTCTTATTGCTAAGAAGTATATACTTTAACTAAAAGAAGAGAATTTTAGACACCGAGATGCAATTACACCTACCTGAGACTCAGAAACTTGATATGAAGATATTCATGCTACTTAACCAAGTGAAGTTAATTAGATGACTTGTGTCTAACTAAAGTAGCATAAAAAATGCATTACCTTATACTCAGAATAAAATTTGTTCTCCAGGTCGATTACTTCACTCTGTGTTCCAGCAAATCCAGAACTTAACCTCAATGATCTCCAGCAACAGCCATTAACTCAAGTTTCTGAAGGACAGATGTCTCCCAACCAACACAAGGAGAAGACCTCTTCTTGTTTAACCGAGGAGTGGGAGCGGCTTCTCATTGTAGATGAATTGACTAGCAGCTCACCCCCAAGTTTTCCTATCCCCAGGACTAAAACATCAAATCTAAGGGCTCAGGCTAAGCCTCTGGATGAGAAAACTTCAAGAATTCTGGAGAGATTGGAAGCTCCAAAGCAACAAATCCCGACGAATTTCTTGAACGAGGAGATGAAAAAGCCATTACTGCCATTTAATTCAAGCTCAAGTCAGCCACTAAAACCCAACTTTCAGAAGTTGAAAAGAAAGCAAAGGTAAAGAT encodes the following:
- the LOC135589091 gene encoding uncharacterized protein LOC135589091; the protein is MTLLCFLLDLRTISPPLLRDLKQALLQLANLYASWSDRAERKRGKEIPFLRDNVGLCYLHWCRNSSSSCTELKIAYRPGERFSVCDFHHAVNSISSDNFLPDVSKFMHTESSTEEMPLTDLLNKNALYKWGSDDVPKKVIVICSSITTSTESLRRSLMDAAERCITVEFVVLEQADTNICYDDALKLMQFSDGICDLENCVIRSYPLDTWILNSLVKKWFQELKDDTQEPLQAVFLFKNGIVGSVNQMHCNLFPSYTHIIDGFSSCQTCRCHGYPVDTAINNKTKLSCPLTLHELEASELIDNVVRVGEQSVLFLPSFEGCFSPRRISASLTLSVIECTSLASLSEGLIMGASFFVTPSTHEIESASDESDNVDLNVQIFRGLCRTLFLLDQGLVCSSTCNTETMQDGTFLSYYLLQPSAGGPMLLRRLASSEEILPIPEIAQTSEVAIPEEIENSIRASLTKVELRDYNPLQHERGFHAKLNWLVKESLQFGSITSLCVPANPELNLNDLQQQPLTQVSEGQMSPNQHKEKTSSCLTEEWERLLIVDELTSSSPPSFPIPRTKTSNLRAQAKPLDEKTSRILERLEAPKQQIPTNFLNEEMKKPLLPFNSSSSQPLKPNFQKLKRKQR